The sequence below is a genomic window from Vespula pensylvanica isolate Volc-1 chromosome 1, ASM1446617v1, whole genome shotgun sequence.
ACAAGCGATGTCAACTCTTAAAATACAAGATCAACTACGCTTACCCTTGCACAAGTCGAATGGCCCTTTTTCTAAATTACAGATTTTACGATTCGGCTTGCGCAAGGGGCTTCATTATTCTATTGTCCTCAACAATATTTTGTAACTGAAAACGTCTCGTGCCAGCGCAGGCGTGATACCAGCATTATATAAACTGTTATGTTCCATTTCTGTTTTGTTCGTGAGTTCTGATAAGATTACTATagtttaacaaataatttataagaattcAATAAGCGATGGCGAGCATTGTTATTGAAAACAATTGCttattaatgtttaaaaatctgtaaaatattttctaaagaaatgaCTCAATTCATTACAATAAGTCATtttgtaatgaaatatattgacattttaaaaagaattattatcaaatttcaacgatattttcttataaagaaGTTTGAGAACCGTTTCATACGGATTAAAGACGTATTTTTTTGACGCTGATGTGTGTTTGTGAAAAATTATAgtgtttttttattcatctttatatattttggacattaataatataatatatataaatgaattttctctAACGACTTACTAACAAAATTACTAAATTTGTCCAAAACAATATGATGTCAACTAAAAAAAACACTTACATCAGCGtgcaataataaaagatagtGCCAGTAGAGTATCATTAATACGGCAGCTTGTTGAATAAGATAAACATTTTGTTTACTAAATCTATAGCGATTGAATAATCGTGTGAATGATACGTTCCACTGCATTATAAAATGTCTTATATAATGCAATATGATTAATGTTACTTAGACTgctttaaaaagtttttaaattctttttgtgtttaaataaataaacccAGTTCAATTTAAGATTCCGATATCTATGACAGGTGTATCTATTTTGCAATGGTTCCTTCTTTTGAACAATCCGTTgtttctatctcctttcttaCTCTCGAACAATGGAACTTCTGCAAAAGCAAATACAGCTTTTTCCTTGGTGAAAATGCCTAATTAGGCCTTTATTGCATCGCACTACCCTTTTGtggttgctgttgctgttctCGTTGTTGTTGTACCTGAGCCGATGCTGCGGTATCTTTAATGTGTTTCTCAACCTAAGagaaattagatatttatttagttttatatttaaaatgtatttataatattatactaatttgttaatttttatgattttactCACTACTTTTTTAACGTGTTTATACGCTCCGGAATCTTCGTTTCCATGTACATTATCAACTTTATATGGCGGTCTAATGGTGACATTATCAAATACAACAATGTTAGCCCCATTCCACGTTATATCTTGTATAGTCTTTGAAATAGcaataaaaagtttttgtCCTTCTGGAGATACTCCGGCCTGCAGAGCCATTAccagtctctttttctcttcaatctGATTGCGTACTCGTCTATTTAGCATTTGTAAATTAAGGCTTTGCGGTGGTTCGCTCGTCGTTGGGCTAACTTCTCTTTTAACTTGAACATCGGATACCAAAGATAAATTTACTATGTGTACATCATTCAAGGAAGGTCTACCGTTCGAAGCTGGGCATTCTACAAAGATTCAGGTtaaggaaatattatttatataaagtaatttaaaacatatttatcaCTATGAGAAAATATCTGCCTTTCTCTTACACAACATCATCATGACAAAgcacagagagagaaatataaatattggagtaaaaattatctttgaaataaaacagtaaattagaaaatacaaagaatagaaatttttaacaaatatcgaATGACAACGACAAAAGTTTAATTGAATTTCGACGAAATGATCGGAAGTAATctaagattaataaaatgaaatgaagaaTCAGCATGGTTGGTTGATCGGATGACGAAACTAACCTGACTCTTTTTGATAATGTCTCGAGATATTCGACAAATGATGACAAGTTTCAAAAATGATCTTAACAatgattattttgtaatagaGCAATAGCGATGACTTGAAAATTACTATCATAAGTCGatcttaaattatttacacTCTGTCTGGTAGTGTTGAAGGTACAGCGAGACGGTTCTCGGTTGACATGTGATTTGTTAATatgatatagaaattttttactaaAAGGATACTCAAGATCAGCATTTTTGTTTGCGGGTCAAATGCCAGCACCTCTCCTTCGATCTCCTTGTTGTAACAAGTTTTACAGGCCACCGTACTTCCAATGCTGAAACAATCGCTGACGCCGGCCATTTTTCACTATAGAACAGACCCGCGAGCACGATGTCGCCATCTGTTGCGATTCTATCAGCTTTTAAAAATTCCCGCCGTTTCATATGACTTTAGCGACGCTATATTTCTGttaatatagtaatagtaaatagccttaaaaaatacgataaataaaaaataatattcacgaataaaattattacgatatataaattccaaagtttgtcatatatttataaaaattaaaaacgattaatagGTGTATGAATTTGATACCGGTGGTATATGAACGTTTATCTTTTTGTCCTTCCTTCGAAACTTTGTCTGTGATTTTCCgatttttaagttttattgTTGATGTCGGAAGACAACAATAAAGATAACTATGTGTTCGTCGATCGAGATAACGTACAATAATCGGTGAGTATGGATTTAGAGTATAATTaagtttttatctttattagtAAATCCAATACAACTTGTGAACAGTTCGAATTCTCTCGATTtacgtagaaaatattatttcatatagtATATTGCGTTCGATCATTGTATATAGTTGATTATCCCTAACAATGAaacttatgaaatatttttattgaaatatggTACGATTAGATCGTgcatatcctttttcttcgtgcATATCCTCTACGTTTTTATCaacgagagaataaaataatctctGTCGGTAATGACGATTTTGTTGCTTGTAGATTAACATCGAACAAGATGGCGTACTTTTGTCGCTTTTCCAAAGCATTCGTATAATATTCATTCAGCGATATTTAGTTTAACGAaagatttaatttgaaatagaGATTCAAGTCTTTCGCgcaaatatatctatgtacatggATTTCTCTCTCCACAGGATTATgcttatgaaaatatttacgataaagctcgagatagaaagatcaCAGACTTATAGTTAAATTAAGTTTCCGTATGTTGTTAAAGTGAGTCGTAATAAAATAGCTTCCTTTTGTTTACGATAGTTGTAAACAAGACTACCTAAACATCAATTTGA
It includes:
- the LOC122635837 gene encoding protein LSM12 homolog: MAGVSDCFSIGSTVACKTCYNKEIEGEVLAFDPQTKMLILKCPASNGRPSLNDVHIVNLSLVSDVQVKREVSPTTSEPPQSLNLQMLNRRVRNQIEEKKRLVMALQAGVSPEGQKLFIAISKTIQDITWNGANIVVFDNVTIRPPYKVDNVHGNEDSGAYKHVKKVVEKHIKDTAASAQVQQQREQQQQPQKGSAMQ